The sequence TGAAGATTTTAATTCCCCACCACCAGGTTCTGACTCCCAATTCCATTCCTATGACTGGGCAAAGATCGACGGATATACGTTAGATGTAGGAGCAATATTAGAGCTTGCCCTAATAAAAATTGGGGCAGTTTATAAAAATGCATATAGCAGTGTCAACTATACAAGAGATTATATGTGGCACGATGACTTTGTATGGGGTAATTGGGATGCCTGGTGGACCTATGATCCAGCACCTGAAACCTACTCAAATATTAAGCTTCCATCCTTCTTTAATGTAGGTGCAGGATTAGATTTAGGAGCCATTAAGGTAGCATTAGACTTAGAAAACTTTGATGTAACAAATAATTTTAGCGAAGAAAATTGGAATAAGCCTGAAAATTGGAGATATGGAACATTACATGCAGGAGTAGAATTTTGGGTTCTTCCCATCTTAGCATTAAGAGCAGGTGCCTACGGAAATATCCGCTTAGAGGAGCTCGATCCAACAAAGTCTGCAGAGCTTGCAGTAAGAGGATTAACCTATTCTGTAGGAGCTGGTGTTAACCTTCTTGGTTTATCTGTGGATGTAGCAGTCCTTGGAGAGCAAATCCAAAACATATCCCCTGATCTATCCCACTTAAAATTCATAGCTTCTGGATCCGCAAAGTTTTAAACTGGTGACGCGTGACGGGTGAGGGGTGACAAGGGAGCAGGGAGAAAATCCTTGCTCCCATTTTTTTGTCTGATATAATATGGGCATGGAGATAAGCGTTATTATACCTACATATAATAGAAGAAAAATTTTGGAAATAATACTTCCTCAGATTTTAGAGCAAGATTTTTCTCAGCCCTATGAGGTAATTGTTTCCGATGATGGGTCTTCTGATGGAACAAAGGATTTAATAGAAGAATATTCAAAGAAACACAAAAATTTAAAATATATTTATTCTTCTGAGAGAAGGGGACCTGCCCACACAAGAAATTTAGCCCTTGAAATCTCAAAAGGAAAATTAATAGTCTTTATCGATAGTGATATCTATGTAAAAAGGGATTTTCTTAAAAATCACTATGAAATACAAAAAGAAAACAATTTTAAAGTATTAGTACAGGGACCGGTAGTAAACACATATAATTTTGAAAGCCCATGGAAAGAAAAATATAAATTAAGAGATATGTCTACTGCCTATTTTGCATCTGGTAATGCCAGTATATCGAGGGAGATCCTTCTCAAAGCAGGATTTTTTGACGAAAACTTTTCCTTCTACGGCTGGGAAGATCTGGAGCTTGGTATAAGGTTAAAAAAATTGGGAGTAAAATTGGTAAAATCTGATAAGGTTTTAGTTTGGCATTTACAGGTGCCTCCTGATTTTCATAATCTATCTTATCTTTTAAATAAAGAGAGGGAAAGAGCAAGATCCGCCATCTATTTTTACAAAAAGCATCCCACCCCTGAGGTAAAAATGATGATACAGCTTGGAAAAGTTTATGAGATTGGAAATTTCATACAAAGACTTTTTGGATTAATAAATGAGAAAAACATTGAGAAGTGGTGGAATTGGGCAGAAAAAAGAGGATATTACACCCTCTCTCAGATCCTTCTCTCAGGCGTATTAAACAAAGTCTATTTAGAAGAGTTAAGGAGATTGATATAGCAAATCTTTGTCTTTTCTACCATCTTATCTCAGGTACCTTCTGAGACAAAGTCTATAAAATATCCATACTTAAAGTAAGGAAGAAGATAAAGAACCTTAGGTTTCATAATACTTATTAAATATTGCACCTAACAAAAAGAAGAAAATTCCAAAGTGTAGAGACCACATAGTTCCATCAAAGAGTTGATGCACCATATAGGCAGTAAATCCTCCAATTAATGAAAGAAGAGTTAAATCTTTACTTCTAATATAGCCTTTTATTCCCTTCCAGAAAAAGCTCAAAGTTAAAAAAGAAAAAGTAAAAAATCCTAATATTCCTGTCTCTGCAAGAAGATTAAGGGGAAGATTATGGGCAAAAGAATGGTTTTGTTCATAAGCCTGAGGAAGCTTATAACGAGGATATTCCAAGCTAAAACATCCAAAGCCAACTCCTGTTATTGGATAGTCAAGAAACATATGCCATGATGCCTTCCAAATATATATCCTCTCTGTTTTGGAAGAAGAGTTAAGATCAAGCCTTGTAAGAAAAAAAGAAAAAAGATTATCTTTAACTAATAAAGAGCGTCCTATAAATAATCCAAGGAGCAAAACCCCTATCATTCCAATAGTTTTAATTTGCCTTCTTATTCTCTTTTCTCCCAAAATAAAAAGAACTATTTCCCCTATTAAAAGACCAATAATGGCTCCCTGGGACATTGTAAGAATAAGTCCAGAAAGAATTA is a genomic window of Dictyoglomus sp. NZ13-RE01 containing:
- a CDS encoding glycosyl transferase family 2, encoding MEISVIIPTYNRRKILEIILPQILEQDFSQPYEVIVSDDGSSDGTKDLIEEYSKKHKNLKYIYSSERRGPAHTRNLALEISKGKLIVFIDSDIYVKRDFLKNHYEIQKENNFKVLVQGPVVNTYNFESPWKEKYKLRDMSTAYFASGNASISREILLKAGFFDENFSFYGWEDLELGIRLKKLGVKLVKSDKVLVWHLQVPPDFHNLSYLLNKERERARSAIYFYKKHPTPEVKMMIQLGKVYEIGNFIQRLFGLINEKNIEKWWNWAEKRGYYTLSQILLSGVLNKVYLEELRRLI